Proteins from one Anastrepha obliqua isolate idAnaObli1 chromosome 2, idAnaObli1_1.0, whole genome shotgun sequence genomic window:
- the LOC129238573 gene encoding N-acylneuraminate-9-phosphatase encodes MAEGEIVNDKSTKNAANLCITTSNSANINNAILGEKLRKITALFFDLDNTLIPTRSGDLKAVKKLSEVLENQFGLSKEESSLATQSFLKAFRRCPDNSQTSLDSWRTYLWREALPPRYKHLAEQIYPKWLQLRYRYLALSADYVQMLIRAREANFLLALITNGPSNAQWEKINKLHVSQYFDCILVSSDLPWEKPNPQIFYAACNFLGVPPSQCVMFGDKLESDIKGGCLAGLGATFWIPLNPGEIDLNDIPHKPDFTLKQLLDLYKCFPTLNNTRNIRSNSNSNTTSTSAQSNATTTSSIVHGNNGAIAAIPQYRRRGSQISHSRTISTCYSDLQHHQTHHTPLEFGQESNDEWFSERLNQEQCRQRRGGSLPTMDYLNSEAENSSDSLFS; translated from the exons ATGGCCGAAGGTGAAATTGTAAACgacaaaagcacaaaaaatgcTGCTAATTTATGTATAACTACGTCCAATAGCGCCAATATAAATAACGCTATATTGGGTGAAAAGCTAAGAAAGATTACTGCACTTTTCTTCGATTTGGACAACACATTGATTCCTACCCGCTCGGGTGATTTGAAAGCTGTCAAAAAG CTAAGTGAAGTGCTCGAAAATCAGTTTGGTTTGTCGAAAGAAGAATCTAGCCTTGCAACTCAATCATTTCTAAAAGCATTTCGTCGTTGCCCAGATAACTCGCAGACATCTCTAGACTCCTGGCGCACTTACTTATGGCGTGAAGCTCTTCCACCTCGCTACAAACATTTAGCTGAGCAGATCTACCCAAAATGGTTACAACTTCGTTATCGTTATCTAGCTCTATCGGCCGATTACGTACAGATGTTAATTCGTGCTCGTGAAGCTAATTTCTTACTGGCGCTCATTACTAACGGACCATCCAATGCACAGtgggaaaaaataaacaagttGCACGTAAGTCAATATTTCGATTGCATCCTTGTTTCATCAGATTTGCCATGGGAAAAACCGAATCCACAAATATTCTACGCCGCCTGCAACTTTCTGGGAGTCCCTCCATCGCAATGTGTTATGTTTGGTGATAAACTAGAATCGGACATTAAG GGAGGCTGTCTGGCTGGATTGGGCGCCACATTTTGGATACCTCTGAATCCGGGCGAGATAGACTTGAACGATATTCCACATAAACCGGATTTTACTCTTAAGCAATTATTAGATTTATATAAATGTTTCCCAACACTAAACAACACTCGGAATATACGCTCTAACTCAAATAGCAACACGACCAGCACAAGCGCACAAAGCAACGCTACTACAACATCCTCCATAGTGCATGGCAATAACGGTGCTATAGCTGCTATACCTCAGTATCGACGTAGAGGTAGTCAAATTAGTCATAGTCGAACCATAAGTACCTGTTACAGTGATCTTCAACATCATCAAACACATCATACTCCACTTGAGTTTGGGCAAGAGTCTAATGATGAATGGTTCAGCGAACGTTTGAATCAAGAGCAATGCAGACAACGCCGCGGGGGCTCACTACCAACAATGGATTATTTGAATAGTGAAGCAGAAAATAGCTCAGACAGTTTGtttagctaa
- the LOC129238575 gene encoding protein lin-52 homolog, whose translation MSNPNRSRTLLKGSIMKEDSPEDGLYSLEKLRTSPELWPEKIPGISNFIAMSDTPIRTPVPQWSKDLSQEDINAMMQLSNMPFSNLIMEIKKMYDEAYQLGVSEAKEMTRGKYLGIFNNAKKKSI comes from the exons ATGTCGAATCCTAACAGAAGTCGCACGCTTTTAAAAg GGTCTATAATGAAGGAGGACTCTCCTGAAGATGGACTGTATTCGTTGGAGAAGTTACGGACATCCCCAGAACTGTGGCCTGAAAAAA TTCCTGgtataagtaattttattgcAATGAGTGACACACCTATACGTACACCGGTACCACAGTGGTCGAAGGACCTCTCCCAGGAAGACATTAACGCTATGATGC AGCTAAGCAATATGCCGTTCAGTAATCTTATAAtggagataaaaaaaatgtacgatGAAGCATACCAGCTGGGTGTGTCGGAAGCCAAAGAAATGACACGCGGCAAATATTTGGGTATATTTAACAATGCTAAGAAGAAATCTATTTGA
- the LOC129238572 gene encoding uncharacterized protein LOC129238572 has translation MPMGADPVYQPTTVSVSYEPRPGRNNSSRSIACKLLSNPRFQIMLLLFGLITLATGIAVVASSIAGHIFINRNSKDLADDDAVMTCSQMPIGMIISGAFFSATGLFCLGVYITVADWRRNCICQCPLFDKKKSLARQLQCQNGGVCGEGIMALNPSTDPLVSHTQYAPVSELPHRCDEEERRNLMPDNKDCLSSAEESDRMLEPDPRIVLRPMGRVDDA, from the exons atgcCAATGGGAGCAGATCCAGTTTATCAACCAACAACCGTATCGGTCTCTTATGAGCCTCGGCCAGGCAGGAACAATAGCAGTCGTTCAATAGCATGCAAATTACTGAGCAATCCTCGATTTCAG ATTATGCTGCTGCTTTTTGGGCTTATAACTTTAGCGACTGGCATTGCGGTAGTAGCTAGCTCCATCGCAGGTCACATTTTCATTAATAGAAACTCCAAGGATCTAGCCGATGACGATGCTGTTATGACTTGTTCACAAATGCCAATTGGCATGATCATCTCGGGTGCCTTTTTTTCGGCAACCGGATTGTTTTGCCTTG GCGTGTACATAACGGTGGCTGATTGGCGGCGTAATTGTATTTGTCAATGTCCATTGTTTGATAAGAAAAAATCACTTGCTAGACAATTGCAATGCCAGAATGGAGGTGTTTGTGGTGAAGGCATAATGGCGTTAAATCCTTCTACAGATCCGTTGGTATCGCATACACAATATGCACCAGTATCAGAGTTGCCGCACCGCTGTGATGAAGAAGAACGTAGAAATTTGATGCCTGATAACAAAGATTG CCTCAGTAGCGCCGAAGAGTCTGATCGTATGCTCGAACCTGATCCACGTATCGTTTTGCGACCAATGGGTCGCGTCGACGATGCCTAA
- the LOC129238574 gene encoding pseudouridylate synthase RPUSD2, whose protein sequence is MHLTKFGTFYRMLPGFQNQVVLKMPRHAQTQHGDATVDEENIVLLKNILYQPVPTTEPLTCTWFYNVDPSVVPVRRHTTTVNNLELKVGHPEKRKAEDVEQTEALKKARFETKALKAKRPGFSDDRYDETSYYFENGLRKVYPYYFTFTTFTKGRWVGEKILDVFSREFRAHPPEEYKRSILTGSLKVNYEHVPVDYVLKHNDLLSNTVHRHEVPVTDQPISIVHMDEDIVVINKPASIPVHPCGRYRHNTVVFILAKEFNLKNLRTIHRLDRLTSGLLLFGRTPKKARLLEQQIRNRDVEKEYVCRVDGNFPDGVVECKEPIEVVSYKIGVCKVSLKGKECSTTFEKIGYNGTTSVLLCKPLTGRMHQIRVHLQYLGYPIVNDPLYNHEVFGPLKGRGGDIGGRTDEELVKDLIHVHNAENWLGIDGDFGSEGLNLPKQDFIANGSTVPETTTNTDLSAADVINTNTNLTEQNNEGHPNKVTVGTQTGHDPPDFAYNKAKLSVDKDCYECKVRFKDPKPKDLIMYLHAWKYRGPGWQYETQLPDWAGSDWKETTE, encoded by the coding sequence ATGCATTTAACGAAATTTGGAACGTTTTACCGTATGTTACCAGGTTTCCAAAATCAAGTTGTACTTAAAATGCCACGACATGCTCAAACGCAACACGGAGACGCGACGGTGGATGAAGAAAACATAGTGCTATTGAAAAACATACTCTACCAACCTGTTCCCACTACAGAGCCGCTGACTTGCACGTGGTTTTATAATGTCGATCCCAGCGTAGTACCAGTTCGTAGGCACACAACAACGGTTAACAATCTTGAATTAAAAGTCGGTCATCCGGAAAAGAGAAAAGCTGAAGATGTAGAGCAGACAGAAGCATTAAAAAAAGCTAGGTTTGAAACGAAGGCCTTAAAAGCAAAGCGCCCAGGATTCTCCGATGACAGATATGATGAGACCTCTTACTATTTTGAAAACGGATTACGAAAAGTTTATCCTTACTATTTCACCTTTACTACCTTTACCAAAGGACGTTGGGTAggtgaaaaaatattagatgtATTTTCTCGTGAATTCCGCGCCCATCCACCCGAGGAATATAAGCGTAGCATATTGACCGGGTCACTTAAAGTTAATTATGAACATGTACCAGTCGATTATGTATTAAAACATAACGACTTGCTGTCCAATACTGTTCACCGACATGAAGTGCCTGTTACTGATCAACCTATTAGCATAGTGCACATGGACGAAGATATAGTGGTTATAAACAAACCCGCTTCAATACCGGTTCATCCATGTGGACGATATCGCCATAAtactgttgtttttattttggctAAAGAATTCAACTTGAAGAACTTGCGCACAATTCATCGTTTGGATCGGCTTACATCTGGATTATTGCTCTTCGGTCGCACACCCAAAAAAGCGCGTTTATTGGAACAACAGATTCGAAATAGGGACGTGGAAAAGGAGTACGTATGTCGAGTCGATGGAAATTTCCCTGACGGTGTCGTCGAATGTAAGGAACCCATTGAAGTAGTCAGTTATAAGATAGGTGTTTGCAAAGTTTCGTTAAAGGGTAAAGAATGCTCCacaacatttgaaaaaattggttacaATGGCACAACAAGTGTACTATTATGCAAACCTTTAACTGGGCGAATGCATCAAATACGTGtacatttacaatatttagGATATCCCATTGTAAATGATCCGTTATATAATCACGAAGTATTTGGGCCGCTCAAAGGTCGTGGCGGAGATATTGGTGGTAGAACCGATGAGGAACTGGTAAAAGACTTGATCCACGTGCATAATGCTGAAAATTGGTTGGGCATCGATGGAGATTTCGGGAGCGAAGGATTAAATTTACCAAAACAAGATTTTATAGCAAATGGCTCTACCGTGCCTGAGACTACTACCAATACAGATCTGTCAGCTGCTGACGTGATTAATACAAATACTAATTTGACAGAGCAAAATAACGAAGGGCATCCCAATAAAGTGACAGTTGGAACGCAAACGGGGCATGATCCTCCTGATTTTGCGTATAATAAAGCCAAGCTAAGTGTTGATAAGGATTGTTATGAGTGTAAAGTACGCTTCAAAGATCCCAAACCGAAGGATTTAATTATGTATTTGCACGCATGGAAGTATAGAGGTCCTGGTTGGCAATATGAAACACAGCTACCCGACTGGGCAGGCTCAGATTGGAAGGAAACCACAGAATAG